The window TTACAATTTTTTAAACAAATTGTTCTCATAGTTATAATTTTGTTTAAGTTCATGTAAATAGTGCAAATAAATATGGTAAATTTGTTCTCAATATTGTAATTTGATTTATAACATTGTAATTTTTGTTCAAATACATGTAAAATAAAAGTAGGATATACATCCCAATACCATAGCTTGTCTCTAGTGTACTGGCATGGTTTGATTAGTAAGACAGTTGGAGCCGATCAGTATTGAACCTTCCGTTGCAGAGCACAAGTACATCCTAGGGCTTCTTGCCTTGCATGGGAGTACGTCTTTACAGAATTGTTGCCTTCATTAAGGCCGCCGGCGACCATATATAATGGATCATCCTCCGGCAAGACCTACGGTTCCTTTCGTAACGGTACTACCGGCCTGTCACTATTAGCACAGCAACAATACTAGTGCATATATATAGATCAATCCAGGATTATTAAGGACCTAAACCTCTTAAACAAACGAACCATAATTTGTACAAGTGCTGCCAGTTTCATGCAATAAAGTGAATAAACTCCTTAAATAACACAAAGATCGAATAGGATTCTGACTTTGATAGTTAGGCTTATTTATGAAATGCAGATGCAAGCATGCATGTAATGAGGATAGAAGAAGCACCCCTTCCAATTTCAGACGCAGAAATTTTCTTGTAAATTTTTTTTTATTTTTTCGCTGAATGATCGAGTATAAGCGAATAAATTGCATATCACTCTATTTTATTAATAAAAGAAAAAAGAAACAAAAGAGGGGGGATGAAAACCAAAACCTCCCAAAACAAATTACAGACTAGCTGAAACGAATTTGAGGCATACCTCTAACATCGTTATTATAAGAAAATAATATAAAAGGTGGAGGCTCATCCCCCCGTATTAACTCAGAATATGACGTACTTTGATTTGCCAGAGCAATTTTGATTTGCTTGTAAAATTGTTCATTCTAAAGACATTTTGATCTGCACTATATGCCAGATTAATTGCGACAAGATTCCCTTGGGGTCTGCTCCATTCATGTATCTGGGTGCCCCTATTTTTCATGGCAAACCTCGTGCTTCTTATTTCCATCAGATTGTTGACAAAATAAGGATAAAGTTATCGAGTTGGGTGAGTTCTTTTTTGTCAATGGCAGGACGTTTGCAGCTTATCAAGTCTGTTATTTTTAGCATGTTGGTATACACTTTTCAAGTATATGAATGGCCTGTGTCTATGGTGCGAAAAATTGAGGTATGGTGCCGAAACTTTCTGTGGTCTGGCTCAATTGATAAAAGAGGGATCCCTCTTGTGGCTTGGAAGTCTTGTTGTTCCCCAATTGCAGAAGGTGGCTTGGGGCTCAAACAACTAGTTCTGCTTAATCGATCTCTCTTATTGAAACGTTGTTGGGAAATCTATACAGCTCAATCTGAGGGTTGTGCTTTTATTCGCAATCGTTTCTCTAGACGGAAATCTTATGCTCCTTCTTCTATATGGCCTGGTGTTCGTCAATTCTGGAAGACTGTTCAAGATAATTCTCAATGGTTAATTGGTTATGGGAATGGAATTTACTTTTGGCCGACAAGTTTATGGGTAGGCCAATAAATGAGTTCTTTGGTTCTAATGTGTTGATGCAGGATAACTCGGATTTGGTGTCGAAATATATAGACAATGGTTCATGGAATCTTCCTCCATTACTACAGTTGCACTACCCAGCCTTATGTGGTAGGATCAATCAAGTCCCTGTGTCAGAAGATCCTTTAGTTAATGACAAACTTATATGGACCTCTTCAGCCTCCGGTGAGTTAACCACAAAACAAGCCTATACTTTTATGCGGCATTCTTCTAATCCAGTAATTTGGGGTAAGAGATTATGAGCTAAATATATTCTGCCAAGAATGTCTTTCCTAGCATGGAAGGTGTTAAGAGGTAGAGTTATTTCTGATGTTTTACTTCAGCGTCGAGGTATTCCTTGGGTTTCTAGATGTGAGCTTTGTGGTGTTTGCTCGGAGACTTTGAATCATACTTTCCTCTCTTGCTCGTTCACTGCATCAATTTGGAGTCACTTTGGCTCTATTTTTGAGTTAGGTATGATTCCTTCTTCTATTTTGGAGCTTTATGGGTTGGGTTTGCAGAATGGAAGAAGTCCTCAATTAATGGAACTATGGCTTATTTGCTTTACCTCCATTTTGTGGTTTGTTTGGCATGTGAGAAATAAAACCAGATTTGATGGTTGTCGCTTTTCAGTTGAAGTTGTTTGCAAGCTAATATCAAGTCATATAAGAGCCACTAGTCATCTTACAACGGGTCATATGCATAACAGTGTCCAGGAGCTACGAATTTTGAAATGTTTTGGAGCCCCATGTCGACCTCGTGCCACTCCTAGAGTGGTTGAAGTTAATTGGATTCCTCCTTCTCTTGGGTGGGTGAAGATAAATTCTGATGGCTCTTGGAAGCATGAAGAGGGAGTGGGTGGTTATGGTGCTATTTTTAGAGATTACAAGGGCCACTTTCTAGGTGCTTTTGCCTCTAATCTTGAAATTCCTAGTTCAATTTCAGCGGAGATAATGGCTGTTATTAAAGCTATTGAGCTTGCTTGGGTTCGTGATTGGAAGCATATTTGGTTGGAAGTTGACTCATCTTTGGTACTTGATTATATTCGCAGACCTTCTCTTGTTCCTTGGCCTCTTCGAGTTCGTTGGTTGAATTGCTTATACCGAATCTCTAAAATGAATTTCAAGGCTACTCATATTTTTCGTGAAGGGAATAAGATAGCTGATGCTCTGGCAAATCAAGGTACGTCATGCTCTGAATTGATATGGTGGGATGAGCCTCCACCTTTCATATTATTGTCTTATAATAACGATGTTAGAGGTGTGCCTCAATTTCGTTTCAGCTAGTCTGTCATTTGTTTTAGGAGGTTTTGGTTCTGATCCCCCTCCTTTGTTTCTTTTTTCTTTTATTAATAACATAGAGTGATAGGTGATTATTCGTCTATCCTCGATCATTAACCAAAAAAAAACAATTGCGACAAGAGACATCTGACCAAATTTTTGAGGTTTTTACATAACCGCTCGAAGGAGTTGAACATTTCTCTGATCTCTCTGGGAAACTTCGTGCATCTTTATCTATCTGGGCAATATTGACATCTTCCTTCAGCTTCTACCTCTTCTGATTTTGTAGCCATTGATTAGTTAAGAGTCTTGTAACGGCACATAGATTGTGTCAACCCCTCTAGATTATCTCCTCTATTGAAACTGAAAAATGTTTTTAATTTAGTTTCTATTTTTCATATTTTTTTTGTCGAATAGTAATTTCAGATTCGATTAGTCAATTATCATATCAAGAGAGGTGTTTCATTTCAACAAAGGGACCAATAATTATCATATATGCGTCAATTCGTTTTGGTTTCGCAATAATCAAACCCTATCAACCCCATAAATTTCATTGTTCCAAATAAGTTGATATCTATGTTCTTCTAGTAGCATATTGTTGACTTTGCCAAACCAAGATGTGACACCCTAAAAAATGTCCCAATTGCAAATTTATAACTTGAACAGATGGCAACGATACCCTCTTCACGTTTGTTTAAGCACAGAAGCTTCTTTCAGTCTACAGAATCAGCCCGCCATTGGAAGGTTCTACATAGAAGCTTCACATTTCCAGTCTTTTATATATGTTATGGTTAAAGGACCAAATAATCTAAGCCGTGTTGAATTTTTATACCCCAATAATCTTTTGTTTGATTGGGTACTAAGAAATCTTCAAAACCTTTCAAACGACCTTTGTGTGTGTATATAGAGGAGCAGATACCATTAGAAACACTACCACCACCACCTGTGATCTCTAGCTTCTATCAGATTTCAATCTCTCTCCCAAACCAAGACTGAAACAAATGGCTTTCTCTAAATCCATGACCTTGTTAGCTACTCTTCTTGTTCTGCTACCTTTGGCAACTTACGCTTTGGACTGGCCGGATATTTCTCCTTCTGTTGCCAGTAAGTACTGAGTTTCAGCCTCAATCGATCTTCTGTACTAAGACACATACAAGCAAATCGAAACATGTACCTGCAAACATATGTTACTTTCTTCTTATTTATATTCTTGTTTGGATGTCACTTTGCAGCTGAAATATGTAAACAAGTCGAGTGTGGAAAAGGAAATTGCAGCTTCGACGCCAGTGCGCCTATGGCCTACACCTGCGAGTGTGACAAAGGATGGAAGCGAACTGCTGAAGGCAACGATGATCTTAAGTTCCTCCCTTGTGTCATCCCTAACTGTAAGAACTTTTTTCTTCTATATATAAAACGAGGATTATGTGATATTTGCTTTTCCATGAAAGCCGTTTCGCGAAAGCTAGCTATCTGCTTATATATCTATACTCATATTTCATGGTTCTACAGGCACACTGGAGTACAACGATTGCCAAGCACCCCCTAAAGTTCAAAATTACACAGAAGTCCCACGCAACTTGTCTTTCTTTGATCGTAAGTACACAAAACCAACCGCAGTTAATTAATTTGTTCAGTCTTTTATCACCAACAACTAGTAAACTAATTTCTCTGTGCTGTTATGTGTAGCTTGCACTTGGGTTTACTGTGGAGAAGGTACATGCGTCAAGAACTCTACCTATTTATACTCACCAGAGTGTAAATGCAACTCAGGGGCTACTAATCTTCTCGGCGTCACTGTGTTCCCCTGCTACAGTGAATGTAAGAGACACTAAACCGCTATTTTCATCGGAACAATCAAATCACAAGATTGAGAATGGAGAAACTAATAGAAGCCAACTCTGTTTTCTTTCTTCTTCTGCAGGCACACTTCAACCTGACTGTGCAGCCCTTGGAATCAAAGTTGCAAACTCGACTAGTACCTCTCCCGATGGAACAACAACTGACAGTAACAAAGGTGAGATTGACTGTCCAGAAAACACCAATGTTATCTTAGCAAGAACAGCATATAATACACAAACAAAGACCTCTTGGTGTCTTCCATCTGGTTTAGGCAGGCCAAACCCATCTTAAAATACTAGTTTGTAGATCCTTTTTTTTCTTGGAGAGTTGTTGGGGTTTTAAGGATTAAGACTTGGTCAAGGACTTGAGGCTTCATATCTTAACAGCTTTACGCAACTGACTTTAAAAAGGCAATATAA of the Fragaria vesca subsp. vesca linkage group LG6, FraVesHawaii_1.0, whole genome shotgun sequence genome contains:
- the LOC101299777 gene encoding uncharacterized protein LOC101299777 is translated as MAFSKSMTLLATLLVLLPLATYALDWPDISPSVATEICKQVECGKGNCSFDASAPMAYTCECDKGWKRTAEGNDDLKFLPCVIPNCTLEYNDCQAPPKVQNYTEVPRNLSFFDPCTWVYCGEGTCVKNSTYLYSPECKCNSGATNLLGVTVFPCYSECTLQPDCAALGIKVANSTSTSPDGTTTDSNKATDFMPSKFQLMAVVMVSVGMLL